CGAAAAACGGATGCCTGAGTGGTCGCCGTCCCAGTGGTTCTCGCCGGTGATGAGCACGGCGGCGGGCTCGTAGCCGTCCTCGGCCTGGCCCGACACGTAGCCCACGGGCTTGTGCAGCAGGATCGTCACCTGGCGCGCCTGTGCGGCGAGCGCGGCCGGATCGATCTCGATGCGCTGATTCGGTGTGACCTTGGCGCCGAGTGTGTCGACGACTTCGCCGTCCACATAGACCCAGCCTTTTTCGATCCACTCGTCGGCTTCACGGCGCGAGCACAGGCCCAGTTCGGACATGCGCTTGGACAGGCGCAGGGTGTTGTCGCCGTCGATTTCCTCCCGCGGCGTACGGCGCGGTGCGGATTCGGCATCGTCGCTACGCCGGGGCGGCTTCTCGGCGGATTTGACGGGGCGGCCAGTCTTGCGGGCGCCGCCTTCACGGTCATCGCTCCAGGCGGATTTCACCGGGCGCGCGAAACTGCGCTCCGCTCCCTCGTCGCGGGCGCGGGCGGGACGGCGGTCGTCATTGTCCGTGCGGCGGGCGAAGCGTCCGTCGCTGCCTTCGCTGCGGCTGCGCGGGGGGCGGCGGTCGTCGCCTTCGGTGCGTCGTTCGAAGCGGCGCTCACCACCTTCCTCGCGACCACGCGGCGGGCGACGGTCGTCGCCTTCGGCGC
The Paraburkholderia acidiphila genome window above contains:
- a CDS encoding pseudouridine synthase, which encodes MKSAWSDDREGGARKTGRPVKSAEKPPRRSDDAESAPRRTPREEIDGDNTLRLSKRMSELGLCSRREADEWIEKGWVYVDGEVVDTLGAKVTPNQRIEIDPAALAAQARQVTILLHKPVGYVSGQAEDGYEPAAVLITGENHWDGDHSGIRFSAQHLRTLAPAGRLDIDSTGLLVLTQDGRVAKQLIGESSDIDKEYLVRVTYNDIETEIDQHFPAELLAQLRHGLSLDDVPLKPAQVSWQNGEQLRFVLSEGKKRQIRRMCELVGLKVVGLKRVRMGRVLLGALPQGQWRYLAADEAF